The Malus domestica chromosome 10, GDT2T_hap1 genome contains a region encoding:
- the LOC103444668 gene encoding proteasome subunit beta type-5, with translation MKLDTSGLESHAPHLFGESSGFLDGVSGPPSFEVPTTNDFDGFQKEAIQMVKPAKGTTTLAFIFKDGVMVAADSRASMGGYISSQSVKKIIEINPYMLGTMAGGAADCQFWHRNLGIKCRLHELANKRRISVTGASKLLANILYSYRGMGLSVGTMIAGWDETGPGLYYVDSEGGRLKGMRFSVGSGSPYAYGVLDNGYRYDMSVEEAAELARRAIYHATFRDGASGGVASVYHVGPNGWKKLSGDDVGELHYHYYPVVAGSVEQEMVEV, from the exons ATGAAGCTTGACACTAGCGGTCTCGAATCACACGCGCCGCATCTCTTCGGCGAGAGCAGTGGGTTTCTCGACGGCGTTTCCGGTCCTCCGTCTTTCGAGGTTCCCACTACCAATGAT TTTGATGGATTTCAGAAGGAAGCTATCCAGATGGTGAAGCCTGCAAAGGGGACAACCACGCTTGCATTCATCTTCAAGGATGGAGTCATGGTTGCTGCCGATTCTCGAGCTTCAATGGGAGGCTATATCT CGTCACAATCTGTGAAGAAGATTATTGAAATCAATCCGTACATGCTCGGTACAATGGCTGGAGGAGCTGCTGACTGCCAGTTTTGGCACAGAAATTTGGGGATTAAG TGTCGGCTTCATGAGTTAGCAAATAAGCGCAGAATTTCTGTTACTGGAGCATCGAAGCTGTTGGCAAATATTTTGTACTCTTACCGCGGAATGGGTCTCTCTGTTGGGACCATGATTGCTGGCTGGGACGAAACA GGTCCTGGACTGTATTATGTTGACAGTGAGGGAGGCCGTTTGAAAGGAATGAGGTTTTCTGTTGGTTCGGGCTCGCCTTACGCTTATGGTGTTCTGGATAATGG GTACCGGTATGACATGTCAGTCGAAGAAGCTGCTGAGTTGGCTAGAAGAGCTATCTATCATGCAACATTCCGTGATGGGGCCAGCGGGGGAGTGGCAAGcg TCTATCACGTGGGGCCAAACGGATGGAAGAAGCTGTCCGGAGACGATGTTGGCGAACTTCACTACCACTATTACCCTGTAGTGGCAGGTTCTGTTGAGCAAGAAATGGTTGAAGTCTGA
- the LOC103444667 gene encoding protein LIKE COV 2-like yields MAQAKESTSSGPLTQPDFEDVSRSPPSSPNSSTRKACYAVLQSWVSKKFMTGCMVLFPVTVTFFITWWFVQFVDGFSSPIYARLGVSIFGLGFVTSLLFIFLIGIFASSWMGETVFWIGEWFIKRLPFMKHIYSASKQISSAISPDQKTTAFKEVAIIRHPRLGEYAFGFITSSVTLQRDDGDEELCSVYVPTNHLYIGDIFLVKSEEIIRPNLSVREGIEIIISVGMTMPQVISPIERFPHQSDRIPPNRMASL; encoded by the exons ATGGCGCAAGCTAAAGAGTCCACGTCGTCGGGTCCGCTGACCCAACCCGACTTTGAAGATGTTTCCAGGTCTCCGCCAAGCTCCCCCAACTCCTCCACTCGCAAG GCCTGCTATGCAGTGCTTCAGAGTTGGGTCTCCAAGAAATTCATGACTGGATG TATGGTTCTCTTTCCTGTCACTGTTACGTTCTTCATCACTTGGTGGTTTGTTCAGTTTGTAGATGGTTTTTCCAGCCCAATATATGCCAGGCTTGGGGTTAGCATATTTG GCCTAGGATTTGTTACATCCCTACTTTTTATATTCTTGATTGGTATTTTTGCTTCATCATGGATGGGTGAGACAGTTTTCTGGATTGGAGAATGGTTCATAAAACGATTGCCCTTTATGAAGCACATATACTCGGCCTCTAAACAGATTAGTTCTGCGATCTCTCCAG ATCAAAAGACCACTGCTTTTAAAGAGGTTGCAATTATCCGTCATCCTCGACTTGGTGAATATGCATTTGGTTTTATAACATCATCTGTAACCCTTCAG AGGGATGATGGAGACGAGGAGTTGTGTAGTGTTTATGTCCCAACAAACCATCTGTACATTGGCGATATTTTTCTTGTCAAATCTGAAGAGATCATACGACCAAATTTGTCAGTTCGGGAAGGCATAG AGATCATAATCTCAGTTGGTATGACGATGCCACAAGTGATTTCCCCAATTGAAAGGTTTCCTCATCAGAGTGACAGGATTCCACCGAACAGAATGGCATccctttaa
- the LOC103444709 gene encoding citrate-binding protein-like — translation MRGYLLSLFFLGSLKDIIQLCGADPTDGFVDVPLTEYNSELQKPYDVPLEERYSFVNGVRRLWVYADDKPHDPNSQTQPRTEVRMRGFDYSSGIWQFEGYGFVPNGTSGATVAQIHGAAKGATTIILRIYNGDMRYYSRDLVGTNLYDKWFRLNIIHDVDGGSVTIFIDGVQKFRVKDQGPGDLYFKCGVYAAPANITYYMESRWKDIEIYKKY, via the exons ATGAGAGGTTACCTTCTCTCCTTGTTTTTTCTGGGCTCACTGAAAGACATCATTCAGTTATGTGGTGCTGATCCGACTGATGGCTTCGTCGATGTTCCGTTAACGGAATATAATTCCGAATTACAGAAACCGTATGACGTACCACTGGAGGAGCGCTACAGTTTTGTCAATGGTGTAAGGCGTTTGTGGGTCTATGCTGATGACAAGCCCCATGACCCTAATAGCCAAACCCAGCCACGTACTGAAGTTCGCATGAGG GGATTTGACTACTCATCTGGAATATGGCAATTTGAAGGGTATGGATTTGTGCCAAATGGAACCTCTGGTGCTACAGTAGCACAGATCCATGGAGCAGCTAAGGGTGCTACGACTATAATCCTAAGAATCTATAACGGCGACATGAGGTATTATAGTCGAGATTTGGTGGGTACAAATCTTTACGATAAGTGGTTCAGACTTAACATAATCCATGACGTCGACGGAGGGAGCGTGACTATTTTCATTGACGGAGTCCAGAAATTTCGGGTGAAGGATCAAGGGCCAGGAGATTTGTACTTCAAATGTGGAGTTTATGCTGCACCGGCTAACATTACCTACTACATGGAATCACGTTGGaaagacattgaaatatataaaaagtaCTGA